The Juglans microcarpa x Juglans regia isolate MS1-56 chromosome 2D, Jm3101_v1.0, whole genome shotgun sequence DNA window atgAGTCTTACATTCAGAGTCTGTGGTGATCCAGTTTCCTTTTCTAGAATTGATATGATCTTTGTCTTGAATCAGGGTTAGTTTTGAAGAGGATGCCATAGACATCGTTGAGTAGGCAGAAGAAGTGGTAGAGCAGCTTTCCACATCCCAACAAAAACTGATCTTTGGAGAGTCATTGCTAAGTTGGTCATCATCTTTCACAACTTTCGGGGTTCCACGGTTTCGGAAGTGAAGAACCTGAAAGATGTTGACATTGTTTAGCTTTTAGTCTAGGCTTGTGACCATCCATTCCAGGagctaagatttttttttttttgtttttaacccCTAAAACGGTGTACAAGTTCAGAGATTTTATACAAATGATGTGCATAAGAAGTAATATATGTGATTTTCACATTATTcagttttcaaatgaaaataccTTGACGTTTTTAAAGTCCATATGCTTATTAAAGTCATTATAATGATTCATGATTAAAGAAATTTCCTAAATTTCTCCAAGGAATTGATTTTTGGATGTGACAAAGTGAGACCAAATCTAAAAAGTGAGCAAAGAAAAGGGCTTGTCTTGAATCATGAGGTTAGCTAACTAACCTTTCGAACAATGAATTTTCCTCCCTTCTCTGATTTTGGAACAGTAGCCCATCTCAATAGCTCTTTTATTCTTGACATGGTGTTGGCTTTGTCCCCTTTAAGCATGTCTTTCTTTTCCGCCGAGCAACATTGGTCATTTGTGTTAGTGGAGGTTGACAATGTGGTCTCACTTATAATTGGTAGAACTTTGTTTCCAACATGAGATGCAGAATCCACCTTGTGACTGATTCCTAGTCCTCGATCAAcatctttcttcattttcatcgAGTGGATCCGACACTGCCTTCTGTTAAAACTTCCAAGTATGTTTTTTCTCAAATTGAGGGTGTTATGGAAGCAATCTTTTGAAATGTTTCTTctatataaaatcttaaatggCTTGAAAATCTTGCTTGCAAATCTTCCACGCAATCGAAAATGCTTAAACGGTAGTATATGTTTCGATTTAGCTTCACGATCtgtcagaaaaaaaaaagtaaattagtAATTTGAAGCGTGCTTGATTAGTGTAAAGTATGTAAAGGATCCGAAAGTTTTAGCTCACCATTAATCGTTTCCTTCTCATTGGAAGGAATAGAAGTGCTCTGCCTTTCTAGTTTACATGTTACCTTAAAGAGCCATTGGAGAATCTGCTACAAATCACAAAGAGGGACATTAGCTTTGCGGCGTGGATGCTACACTTCAGACTATTTGGTCAAGAAAGAGCTAAGTTTACCTGCATGTCTATGTCTGATTCTTAGAAGCCTCCTTTATATAGTATTTGTGTATGTGAGTGTGGGGGAGGTTGgggggagagaaagagatgagtaTCTTGGTCAAAATGACAGCCCTAAGAGATCAATCTATGTTGTTTGCTTGCTACAGATTCCTTTCTACTTTATGAGGCCTTTTTGGAGATGAAGACAAAGGGAATGGACGAGAGAATCCAAGGGATGGTGAGACAAGCGGGCAGTGAGTGGACAAGGGTTGGCATGTGATTATTTGTAATATGGGGTGGTTCAGTGTTATATAAGATGACCATGTGGTGTTAgtgttaaggaaaaaaatctgGTTTAAGAGAGACCCAAAATGTGCTTACTGCTTAGCCTTTGTGGCATGTTTCTTTTCCATACACTTGTATGTCCATTGTTCATTGATCTGGTTGGTCCCCATGTTATGGGTCACTATTTGAATAGGACTTAACAACCCAAGAATTACTCGAGTGTTCTATTACTTCTAGAGAATTCAAGGACTTAGGATTTAGAATGGAGCACATTTATTGAAAACTTTTGAAGCTGTAATAAGCCAAGTTACTAAAATCCTAAGCCTAGCTAGCTTTGTTTATTAGCTCTATTCAAAAGAGTCAGTCCCCTCTTAAGGAGAACTAAGTATAAATTAACATTTAATTTTCGTTATAATTCTGTTAAAGTAAAAGTCTCTTAATGTTATTAGCCACCAAGCTTGTTTCCTATTCTAGGTCAGTCAGGCAAACTCCATCTTCATCCAAAAAATAATGCTTCATTTTAATGATATTGAAGTAGAAGTTCTGTCTCTTTATCTACATATATCTATCAAAATGGTACGaatattaattgtaaattaaggTTGGGCATGTGGGGAAGGAGATATTTTAGAGCATAGAAAGACTTGTTGACCTCACATGGGGCCGAGAAAGAGACATgttattaaaatcataattcCTTGAACACTAAAAAGGAGTTTTATGAACAAAGATACCTACTTTTGTTGTGCATTATTTATGTGTGTAAGCTTATCTCTCATTTCCTCCTCTTATAGGATctgatgaaaatattgaaaaccaaGCAAACTGACGTGTTACTATGCCATCCATTTCTTGTTTTTTGGAGGGAGAATGTGTGTTGTGTGTCTTTGCTGTCCCCATAAAGGAATATTTCCCTTTAATGTTTATTATTTGGAGTTGGGGAATATGTCTATCTAATAAGACCAATGTTAAGGATTTAGTGGCACTAATCTTTTGGCCATtttatttactcacttttttttttttcgtcctGTTGTTGTAATCTAGTTTGGATCTCTTGCATGGTAGGATGGAAATCCACgtgtcatctctctctctctctctctctctctctctctcttaaaataCTATatcaaatacacaatataaaatatgaacagaATATTAAACAACAGTAAATAtaaaagcaaattttttttttctgttgttgTAATCTGGTTTGGATCTCTTGCATGGTACGATGGAAATCCACGtgtcatctctctctcaatattatatcaaatacacaatataaaatgtgaacataatattaaataacagtaaatataaagaacaaaaataagagagataCAAACTCAGGATTTTAACGAGGTTCAGCCTCACTGCTTACGTCCTCGCCTTAAGCTACCCCTTGAGGATTTCTaaattcactattc harbors:
- the LOC121249300 gene encoding uncharacterized protein LOC121249300, giving the protein MKKDVDRGLGISHKVDSASHVGNKVLPIISETTLSTSTNTNDQCCSAEKKDMLKGDKANTMSRIKELLRWATVPKSEKGGKFIVRKVLHFRNRGTPKVVKDDDQLSNDSPKISFCWDVESCSTTSSAYSTMSMASSSKLTLIQDKDHINSRKGNWITTDSEFVVLEL